Within Candidatus Polarisedimenticolia bacterium, the genomic segment CATCGCCCATCCACGGGCGCGGCGGGTTCGCCACCCGGCCGATCCCGCGCGGCACGCGCATCATCGAGTACACAGGCGAGCGGATCACCCACGCCGAGGCGGATACGCGCTACGACGACGCCCGCAATCCGCACCACCACACCTTCCTGTTCACGGTCGACCGGGAGACCGTCGTGGACGCGGCGGTCGGCGGCAACGCGGCCCGCTTCATCAATCACGCCTGCGACCCGAACTGCCGGCCGGTCATCGAGGGGGGCCGGGTGTACATCGTGGCGGCGCGGGACATCGATCCGGGGGAGGAGCTGGCCTACGACTACGCCTACGCGCGCGAGGGGGGCCCCGACGAGCAGCGGGAAGAGCGCTACGCCTGCCGC encodes:
- a CDS encoding SET domain-containing protein-lysine N-methyltransferase; this translates as MHQGYTVAGLKRASRYFEVRPSPIHGRGGFATRPIPRGTRIIEYTGERITHAEADTRYDDARNPHHHTFLFTVDRETVVDAAVGGNAARFINHACDPNCRPVIEGGRVYIVAARDIDPGEELAYDYAYAREGGPDEQREERYACRCGSRRCRGTMLSPRRAGRGG